A genomic window from Ideonella sp. WA131b includes:
- a CDS encoding carbohydrate-binding protein: MGRLPGLSALIPAATPELCALLDPARGPLQPSIRSEIFGLQRFAQHGRSLGRTHRVARSRPLAPTFHPRLRSNIAVLREAHRYIGWQTGSGHDVSPAAEWLLDNFHLIEAQLVQVREGLPRRYFRELPVLVGAPLAGLPRVYGVAWAFVAHTDGDFDEDLLSTYLRAYQETRELHLSEMWALPTTLRVVLIESLRRLAERVACNKAAREAANLCCDRLDGVDVAALELVHQRLERRGVGGTFLAQMALRLQEPSQGAEGSVRPEHLVWLQHALPDASTQHAQQGADQAADNLSVRNAVNALREIGDADWADIVARTSALMRSMLRSPVFEAEHATTRDETLHGIERLARRSGLGEGVVAQRLLQLMGATPADALSGVPGHWLAGAGRPTLLRVLGLREQSALAWRTSALPLALPAYLAVVLLSTVGLLVWLLESGAPSAVGPGLGVALLMALPASEAVIAVIHRLISESAQPCSLPRLALRAGIPAEHRALVAVPALLGSVASVQALLHRLELHHLANPEREVQFALLSDGVDADAERVDGDAALLSCATQGIEALNARHPGLPGAAPRFVLLHRARRFSPSEQAWIGWERKRGKLEQLVAALAQGGPGPFVDLGELSRLAEATRYVVTLDSDTQLPPGSLRALVGVAAHPLNRPRLDLGRRRVDAGYGILQPRILTPLPARQELTPFHALFAGPCGLDPYSAASSEVYQDLFGEGSFSGKGLLDVQAVHAVLSGRLPEGLVLSHDLFEGSLARCAAVTDIGLVEAAPFHADVAASRVHRWTRGDWQLLPLLLSPWRYRLRAVNRWKLLDNLRRSLVAPASLALVVLSLTGSALVPVAALALVLAAFSAGPVLGALAGLWPRSEDGARGYFFRQAGAGLMRSLGGGLWHLAQLLQLGRQRADAIGRALWRMGISRRRLLQWTTAATAQAESTTRLDQLLRRHAVEPALALLLTLGLLAAGTPHPAMTVALGLLWAASPLWTWWASRPPPARTGAALPGADRVYLEAVARDTWRYFERCVSADDNHLPPDNLQTLPQEMLAHRTSPTNIGLYLLSAACAREFGWIGSAELLQRLEATLDTLDRLQRHRGHFLNWYDTQTCAPLPPHYVSTVDSGNLGGHLLAVGQACLAFAHAGHGEREEGPTGRTDPPESVAVRLRAVAARCTGLAWAADYRFLYHPRRHLFHIGYRVAEQALDAGFYDLLASESRLTSLLAIAKGDVPVGHWAALGRPFYAVGAVAGLRSWSGSMFEYLMPSLLIDEPEGSVLRDAGLAALREQIAYARLHDVPWGISESAYAGRDSTLAYQYAPQGVPRLALRRTPPDELVIAPYATALAAQRAPRRAAANLAALEALGARGSLGFIEALDYTPSRCALGEPYTPVATSMAHHQGMTIVALTNVLRDDVVRRWAMAEPHLEAMVPLLHERAPREVPRLRAAPTGPAQGAELRGRAPGLLRQVRPGEAAVEPTHILSNGRYRVTLRASGAGWSRWGPVGIQRWRDDALRDASGSFFYLRRADEAARVSLSQHPAPDPDACYGSIFHADRVCLEARWPDLQTQVTVWVSPEDDIEFRQVELRNLGDAALDLELISAFELALAEPGADEAHPAFSNLFVRASWRPAMQALVFERRPRLAGERVVMAAHFLAASDPPAQALHVQTDRLRWLGRNRGTSRPLAALDAAPVMPGDVPVPMDTGLDPVCAIALRVRILPGAKALLTFATAATDNGGVLSAVIDKYRQPVHVQRASLMSATLTGIRLRAWGMGANDFVAIQSLSSALVHTLSRPDLVRGAPAACSGFDRRLLWRFGVSGDRPIVLVLAQAAQGQGLLRSLALALRLWAWGGVGCDLVVLNAEPVSYAMAVQQELRVLRERHDAENRARGSDACTGLFVVQAHEITDAEKAALNGLARVRLVADGRPLAMLVQGWMAGHEAAFERRHEGARCALPAAAGPASPAPAPQGRFTAEGADFVFEAGEALRPARPWINVIANADFGTLLSEAGGGHTWAGNSRLNQLTAWSNDAVADPPSEWLLLQDMRTRQVWSATASGGTASDGAAVVYRVTHGQGWSRIEHRKGDAEVILTWCVDPVLAVKQLQVAITNRGTQTLHLRVAGLVEWTMGAGTASRATVHTARLRQRLPEGWLTGLLCTQLEASGGFGNGTACFAVAHGSAQPHDPEADWTCDRREFFDARGRLVLPDHLGRSQGRGLDPCAALALHLDIAPGTSAACVFLLAYAGSPDAARSLVTRAAAMPPDLRLDAARSAWDTLLQATKVTTPDPLFDALVNRWLLYQTVSCRLWAKAGFYQAGGATGFRDQLQDAMALAVAAPHLLRAQILLAASRQFPEGDVQHWWHAPGGAGVRTHFSDDLLWLPKACAHYLVVTGDATLLSETVPFIEGPVVPPGAEDVYATPVVSALTATVYEHAARTIDRSLRVGAHGLPLMGSGDWNDAMNRVGHEGRGESVWLGWFLCTVVAAFAPIARSRGEAQRAERWDAAAQGWQRALRGPAWDGAWFRRAFFDDGSPLGSQGLAECRIDLIAQAWAVLSGVATWPQQVVAMAAVDAQLADAKAGLLRLLDPPLQHARPSAGYIQAYPPGVRENGGQYTHGAVWALMAQARMTADHGHPESGEAAWRYFTWLSPAHRAADPQQGAAYGLEPYVMAGDVYTQPPYVGRGGWSWYTGAAAWMHRAAIESILGLSLDAGTLSLRPCLPAHWPRAELSLLHEGRRLRFVLLRGGDAQARREAAACGATLLRRGEQLAWRDLPQQAGFVVPLDSDGS, encoded by the coding sequence GTGGGGCGGCTGCCCGGCCTCAGCGCGCTGATCCCGGCCGCCACTCCTGAACTCTGTGCACTTCTTGACCCGGCGCGCGGGCCGCTGCAGCCATCGATACGGTCCGAGATCTTCGGCTTGCAGCGTTTCGCGCAGCATGGTCGCAGCCTGGGCAGGACACACCGGGTGGCGCGTTCTCGCCCTCTGGCGCCGACCTTCCACCCGCGTCTGCGCAGCAACATTGCGGTGCTGCGCGAGGCGCACCGCTACATCGGCTGGCAGACAGGGAGCGGCCATGACGTGAGCCCCGCCGCCGAGTGGCTGCTGGACAACTTCCACCTCATCGAAGCGCAGCTGGTGCAGGTTCGCGAAGGGCTGCCGCGGCGCTACTTTCGCGAGCTTCCGGTGCTCGTCGGGGCGCCGCTGGCCGGCTTGCCGCGCGTCTACGGCGTGGCCTGGGCCTTTGTCGCCCACACCGACGGCGACTTCGATGAAGACCTGCTCTCCACCTACCTGCGGGCGTATCAGGAGACGCGCGAGCTGCATCTGAGCGAGATGTGGGCTCTGCCCACCACCTTGCGTGTGGTACTGATCGAGAGCCTGCGCCGGTTGGCCGAACGAGTGGCCTGCAACAAGGCCGCCCGGGAGGCGGCGAACCTGTGCTGCGACCGGCTCGACGGGGTCGACGTTGCCGCGCTGGAGCTGGTGCATCAGCGCCTTGAGCGCCGCGGTGTCGGCGGCACCTTTCTGGCGCAGATGGCCCTGCGTCTGCAAGAGCCGTCCCAAGGTGCTGAAGGCAGCGTGCGCCCGGAACATCTCGTCTGGCTGCAGCACGCGCTGCCTGACGCGTCGACGCAGCATGCGCAGCAAGGCGCTGACCAGGCCGCCGACAACCTCAGTGTGCGCAACGCCGTCAACGCGCTGCGCGAGATCGGCGACGCCGACTGGGCCGACATCGTGGCGCGCACCAGCGCGTTGATGCGCAGCATGCTCCGCTCGCCGGTCTTCGAGGCCGAGCACGCCACCACGCGCGACGAGACCTTGCATGGCATCGAAAGGCTGGCGCGGCGCAGCGGGCTGGGCGAAGGGGTGGTGGCGCAACGCCTGCTTCAGCTGATGGGTGCCACGCCTGCCGATGCGCTCTCGGGCGTTCCCGGCCACTGGCTGGCCGGCGCCGGCCGGCCGACGCTGCTGCGGGTGCTGGGCCTGAGGGAACAAAGCGCGCTCGCCTGGCGAACCAGCGCCCTCCCACTGGCCCTGCCGGCCTACCTGGCTGTGGTGCTGCTGTCGACGGTCGGGCTCCTGGTCTGGCTCTTGGAGTCGGGCGCGCCGTCCGCGGTCGGGCCGGGGCTCGGTGTTGCCTTGCTCATGGCCTTGCCGGCATCGGAGGCGGTGATCGCGGTCATTCATCGGCTCATCAGCGAGTCGGCGCAGCCATGCTCCTTGCCGCGGCTGGCCTTGCGGGCAGGCATTCCAGCCGAACATCGCGCGCTCGTCGCTGTGCCGGCTCTCTTGGGCAGCGTCGCCTCGGTGCAGGCCTTGCTGCACCGGCTGGAGCTGCACCACCTGGCCAATCCGGAACGCGAGGTGCAGTTCGCGCTGCTCAGCGACGGCGTGGATGCCGATGCCGAGCGGGTCGATGGCGATGCCGCGTTGCTCAGCTGCGCGACCCAGGGCATCGAGGCGCTCAATGCGCGCCATCCGGGCTTGCCGGGCGCCGCGCCGCGCTTTGTGTTGCTGCACCGAGCGCGTCGGTTCAGCCCGAGCGAGCAGGCCTGGATCGGCTGGGAGCGCAAGCGCGGCAAGCTCGAGCAGCTGGTGGCCGCGCTGGCCCAGGGCGGGCCAGGCCCCTTTGTCGATCTGGGTGAGCTTTCCCGCCTGGCCGAGGCCACACGTTACGTGGTCACGCTGGACAGCGATACCCAACTGCCGCCGGGCAGTCTGCGGGCGCTGGTCGGCGTGGCTGCGCACCCGTTGAACCGTCCGCGGCTGGATCTCGGCCGGCGCCGCGTTGACGCCGGCTACGGCATCCTGCAGCCGCGCATCCTCACGCCGCTGCCGGCACGGCAAGAGCTCACCCCCTTCCACGCGCTGTTTGCCGGACCGTGCGGCCTGGATCCCTACAGCGCCGCCAGTTCGGAGGTCTACCAAGACCTCTTCGGCGAGGGCAGCTTCAGCGGCAAGGGGCTGCTCGACGTGCAGGCTGTGCATGCGGTGCTGTCCGGTCGCCTGCCGGAGGGGCTGGTGCTCAGCCACGATCTCTTCGAGGGCTCGCTGGCGCGCTGCGCAGCCGTGACCGACATCGGCCTTGTCGAGGCCGCACCCTTTCACGCCGACGTGGCCGCTTCGCGTGTGCATCGCTGGACACGCGGCGACTGGCAGCTGCTGCCGCTGCTGCTGTCGCCCTGGCGCTACCGGCTGCGGGCCGTCAACCGTTGGAAGCTGCTGGACAACCTGCGCCGCTCCTTGGTGGCGCCGGCTTCGTTGGCGCTGGTGGTGCTGTCCTTGACCGGCAGCGCCTTGGTGCCGGTGGCTGCGTTGGCCCTGGTGCTGGCTGCCTTCTCGGCCGGGCCGGTGCTGGGTGCCTTGGCCGGCCTGTGGCCGCGCAGCGAAGACGGCGCCCGCGGGTACTTCTTCCGCCAGGCCGGGGCCGGGCTGATGCGGTCCTTGGGTGGCGGCTTGTGGCACCTGGCCCAACTGCTGCAGCTCGGCCGCCAGCGGGCCGACGCCATCGGTCGCGCGCTGTGGCGCATGGGCATCAGCCGGCGCCGCCTGCTGCAGTGGACCACCGCGGCCACGGCGCAGGCCGAGTCGACGACGCGGCTGGACCAGCTGCTGCGCCGCCACGCGGTCGAGCCGGCGCTGGCGCTGCTGCTGACGCTTGGCCTGCTGGCCGCCGGCACGCCACATCCGGCGATGACCGTCGCCTTGGGGCTGTTGTGGGCCGCGTCGCCGCTGTGGACCTGGTGGGCGAGCCGACCGCCACCGGCCCGCACGGGTGCCGCCTTGCCCGGCGCCGACCGTGTTTACCTTGAAGCTGTGGCGCGCGACACCTGGCGCTACTTTGAGCGCTGTGTCAGTGCCGACGACAACCATCTGCCGCCCGACAACCTGCAGACCCTGCCGCAGGAGATGTTGGCGCACCGCACCTCGCCCACCAACATCGGGCTGTACCTGCTAAGCGCAGCCTGTGCGCGCGAATTCGGTTGGATCGGCAGCGCAGAGCTCCTGCAGCGGCTGGAGGCCACGCTGGACACCCTGGACCGGCTGCAGCGCCACCGCGGCCACTTCCTGAACTGGTACGACACCCAGACCTGCGCGCCGCTGCCACCCCATTACGTGTCGACGGTGGACAGCGGCAATCTCGGTGGCCACCTGCTGGCCGTGGGCCAGGCCTGCCTGGCGTTTGCGCATGCCGGCCACGGCGAACGAGAGGAGGGCCCGACAGGGCGCACCGATCCTCCTGAGTCCGTGGCGGTACGCCTGCGCGCTGTGGCGGCGCGCTGCACCGGCCTGGCCTGGGCGGCCGACTATCGCTTCCTGTACCACCCCCGCCGCCATCTGTTCCACATCGGCTACCGCGTGGCCGAGCAGGCGCTGGACGCCGGGTTCTACGACTTGCTGGCCTCAGAGTCCCGCCTGACCAGCCTGTTGGCCATCGCCAAAGGCGACGTGCCGGTGGGCCACTGGGCCGCACTCGGCCGGCCGTTCTACGCCGTCGGCGCGGTGGCCGGTCTTCGTTCGTGGTCGGGATCGATGTTCGAGTACCTGATGCCCAGCCTGCTGATCGACGAGCCCGAAGGCAGTGTGCTGCGAGACGCAGGCCTGGCGGCGCTTCGCGAGCAGATCGCCTACGCCCGCCTGCACGACGTGCCCTGGGGCATCTCCGAGTCGGCCTATGCTGGCCGCGACTCGACCCTGGCCTACCAGTACGCGCCGCAAGGCGTGCCGCGCTTGGCCCTGCGGCGCACACCGCCCGACGAGCTGGTGATCGCACCCTACGCCACGGCCCTGGCGGCCCAGCGGGCCCCGCGGCGCGCGGCGGCCAACCTCGCGGCGTTGGAGGCGCTGGGTGCTCGTGGCAGCCTGGGCTTCATCGAGGCGTTGGACTACACGCCCTCGCGATGCGCGCTGGGCGAGCCCTACACGCCCGTGGCCACCAGCATGGCCCATCACCAGGGCATGACGATCGTCGCGCTGACCAACGTGCTGCGCGACGACGTGGTGCGCCGCTGGGCCATGGCCGAGCCCCACCTGGAGGCGATGGTGCCCTTGCTCCACGAACGCGCCCCGCGCGAGGTGCCGCGGCTGCGTGCAGCGCCGACGGGTCCGGCCCAGGGGGCTGAGCTCAGGGGCCGCGCGCCCGGACTGTTGCGACAGGTGCGGCCAGGCGAAGCTGCGGTGGAGCCTACGCATATCCTGTCCAACGGGCGCTACCGCGTGACGCTGCGCGCCAGCGGCGCCGGCTGGAGCCGTTGGGGCCCGGTGGGCATCCAGCGCTGGCGCGACGATGCGCTGCGCGATGCCTCGGGCAGCTTCTTCTACCTGCGCCGCGCTGACGAGGCTGCGCGGGTCTCGCTGAGCCAGCATCCGGCCCCCGACCCGGATGCGTGTTATGGAAGCATCTTCCACGCCGATCGCGTGTGCCTCGAAGCCCGGTGGCCCGACCTGCAGACCCAGGTCACGGTCTGGGTGAGTCCGGAGGACGACATCGAGTTCCGGCAGGTCGAGCTGCGCAACCTCGGCGATGCGGCACTCGACCTCGAGCTGATTTCGGCCTTCGAGCTGGCTCTGGCGGAGCCGGGCGCCGACGAGGCCCATCCCGCCTTCTCGAACCTGTTCGTGCGTGCCAGTTGGCGCCCAGCCATGCAGGCGCTGGTGTTCGAGCGCCGCCCGCGTCTGGCCGGCGAGCGGGTGGTGATGGCCGCGCATTTTCTGGCCGCCAGCGACCCGCCTGCGCAGGCGCTCCATGTGCAGACAGACCGCCTGCGTTGGCTGGGCCGCAACCGCGGCACCAGCCGGCCGTTGGCAGCCCTGGATGCCGCGCCGGTGATGCCAGGCGACGTGCCGGTGCCGATGGACACTGGCCTTGACCCTGTGTGCGCGATCGCCCTGCGGGTGCGCATCTTGCCGGGCGCGAAGGCGCTGTTGACCTTTGCCACCGCCGCCACCGACAACGGCGGCGTGCTCAGTGCGGTCATCGACAAGTACCGCCAGCCCGTCCACGTGCAGCGGGCCTCGCTGATGTCGGCGACGCTGACCGGCATCCGCTTGCGGGCGTGGGGGATGGGTGCCAACGACTTCGTCGCCATCCAGTCCCTGAGCTCCGCCTTGGTGCACACGCTCTCCCGGCCGGACCTGGTGCGGGGCGCGCCCGCCGCCTGCAGCGGCTTCGACCGCCGTCTGCTGTGGCGCTTCGGCGTCTCCGGCGATCGACCCATCGTCCTGGTGCTGGCCCAGGCGGCGCAGGGCCAGGGGCTGCTGCGCTCGCTGGCTCTGGCGCTGCGGCTGTGGGCCTGGGGCGGTGTCGGGTGCGACCTCGTGGTGCTCAACGCGGAGCCGGTGTCTTACGCGATGGCGGTGCAGCAAGAACTGCGGGTGCTGCGCGAGCGACATGACGCCGAGAACCGGGCGCGGGGCAGCGACGCCTGCACGGGGCTCTTCGTTGTGCAAGCCCATGAGATCACGGACGCCGAAAAGGCGGCCCTGAACGGCCTGGCGCGCGTGAGGCTGGTCGCCGACGGCCGGCCGCTGGCGATGCTGGTCCAGGGGTGGATGGCCGGGCACGAGGCCGCCTTCGAGCGCCGCCATGAAGGAGCACGCTGCGCCTTGCCAGCGGCGGCAGGCCCTGCATCACCGGCGCCGGCTCCGCAAGGGCGCTTCACGGCCGAGGGCGCGGACTTCGTCTTCGAGGCCGGCGAGGCCCTGCGCCCGGCACGGCCCTGGATCAACGTCATTGCCAACGCCGACTTCGGCACCCTCCTGTCCGAGGCCGGCGGCGGCCACACCTGGGCCGGCAACAGCCGCCTGAACCAGCTCACCGCCTGGTCCAACGATGCGGTGGCCGATCCGCCTTCTGAGTGGCTGCTGTTGCAGGACATGCGCACGCGCCAGGTCTGGAGCGCCACGGCCAGCGGCGGCACGGCGAGCGACGGTGCAGCCGTGGTCTACCGCGTGACCCACGGCCAAGGTTGGAGCCGCATCGAGCACCGAAAGGGCGACGCGGAGGTCATCCTCACCTGGTGCGTGGACCCGGTGCTGGCGGTCAAGCAACTCCAAGTGGCTATCACCAACCGAGGCACGCAGACGCTGCACCTGCGTGTGGCCGGCCTGGTCGAGTGGACGATGGGTGCGGGTACCGCCTCGCGGGCCACGGTGCACACCGCCCGGCTGCGCCAGCGGCTGCCCGAGGGCTGGCTCACCGGGCTGCTCTGCACCCAGTTGGAGGCCTCCGGTGGCTTTGGCAACGGCACGGCCTGCTTCGCGGTCGCGCACGGGTCGGCCCAGCCCCACGACCCCGAGGCGGACTGGACCTGCGACCGCCGCGAGTTCTTCGACGCACGCGGACGCTTGGTGCTGCCGGATCACCTAGGGCGCTCGCAGGGGCGCGGGCTTGATCCCTGCGCCGCCCTGGCGTTGCACCTGGACATCGCCCCCGGTACCTCGGCCGCTTGCGTCTTTCTGCTCGCTTATGCCGGCAGCCCGGATGCGGCGCGGAGCCTCGTCACGCGCGCCGCCGCCATGCCACCGGACCTGCGCCTGGACGCTGCACGCTCGGCCTGGGACACCTTGCTGCAGGCCACCAAGGTGACCACGCCGGACCCGCTCTTCGATGCCTTGGTCAACCGCTGGCTGCTGTACCAGACCGTGTCCTGCCGCCTGTGGGCCAAGGCCGGGTTCTACCAGGCGGGCGGCGCCACCGGCTTTCGGGACCAGTTGCAGGACGCCATGGCCCTGGCCGTGGCCGCGCCACACCTCTTGCGCGCGCAGATCCTGCTCGCGGCCTCGCGGCAGTTCCCGGAGGGCGACGTGCAGCACTGGTGGCACGCGCCCGGTGGTGCTGGCGTGCGCACGCACTTCAGCGACGACCTGCTGTGGCTCCCGAAGGCCTGCGCACACTACCTGGTGGTCACCGGCGACGCCACGCTGCTGTCGGAGACCGTGCCGTTCATCGAGGGCCCGGTCGTGCCGCCGGGTGCCGAGGATGTCTACGCGACACCCGTGGTGAGCGCGCTGACGGCCACGGTCTACGAACACGCGGCGCGGACGATAGACCGCAGCCTGCGCGTCGGCGCGCACGGCCTGCCGCTGATGGGCAGCGGCGACTGGAACGACGCCATGAACCGCGTCGGCCACGAAGGACGCGGCGAGTCGGTGTGGCTGGGCTGGTTCCTCTGCACAGTGGTGGCCGCCTTCGCGCCGATCGCACGCTCCCGTGGCGAGGCGCAAAGGGCCGAGCGCTGGGACGCGGCGGCGCAGGGTTGGCAGCGGGCGCTGCGCGGCCCGGCCTGGGACGGGGCCTGGTTTCGGCGGGCCTTTTTCGACGACGGCAGCCCGCTTGGCTCGCAGGGCCTTGCGGAATGCCGCATCGACCTGATCGCGCAGGCCTGGGCCGTGCTGTCGGGCGTGGCGACGTGGCCGCAGCAGGTGGTGGCGATGGCGGCAGTCGATGCGCAGCTGGCCGACGCGAAGGCCGGCCTGCTGCGCCTGCTGGACCCGCCCTTGCAGCACGCCCGGCCCAGCGCCGGCTACATCCAGGCCTACCCGCCAGGCGTGCGCGAAAACGGCGGCCAGTACACGCATGGCGCCGTGTGGGCACTGATGGCGCAGGCGCGGATGACAGCGGACCACGGCCACCCGGAAAGCGGCGAAGCGGCGTGGCGGTACTTCACCTGGCTGAGCCCGGCGCACCGCGCGGCCGATCCGCAGCAGGGGGCCGCCTATGGTCTGGAGCCCTACGTGATGGCCGGTGACGTCTACACCCAGCCACCGTACGTGGGTCGCGGAGGCTGGAGCTGGTACACCGGGGCCGCGGCCTGGATGCACCGCGCTGCCATCGAGTCGATCCTCGGGCTGAGCCTGGATGCCGGCACCCTGAGCCTGCGGCCCTGCCTGCCGGCGCACTGGCCACGTGCCGAGCTGAGCCTGTTGCACGAAGGCCGCCGGCTTCGGTTCGTGCTGCTGCGTGGGGGTGACGCGCAGGCCCGGCGCGAGGCTGCCGCCTGCGGGGCAACGCTTCTGCGCCGCGGCGAGCAGCTGGCTTGGCGAGACCTGCCGCAGCAAGCGGGTTTCGTGGTGCCGCTGGACAGCGACGGGTCTTGA
- a CDS encoding PAS domain-containing protein, with product MRDLAGALPERPCATVPVVGLGASAGGLEPLMQFLGQVPPASGLAFVVVQHLDPHHQTLLADLLQRATAVPVLEVGGPTPVVADQVYVMPPAAEMTLSGGALHLAQPSRPRGHRLPIDVMFGSLARELGERAIGVVLSGMGADGSAGLRAIHAQGGLTLVQRPASAQFDDMPRHAIATGCVDIIDLPAKLPALMLALLATPQRRSAARGWAGRSDAAALARILALLHAQTRHDLSLYKPNTLQRRVARRVAVHGLPSTADYADFASGHPQELDLLLKELLIGVTAFFRDPEAWQDLQDRVLPVMLAQTDRTAGPMRAWVAGCSTGEEAYTLAIACSEVQETLPQAQRRDVQVFATDLHADAIAAARAGCYAETSVEGLTPERLSRFFSRTPKGWRIDARIRDRVLFAQHDLLQDPPFTRLDILTCRNLMIYFGAALQRRLVPLFHYSLRAGGALLLGNAETVGRAETLFVPLHPRSRIYRRSENAGPADPAVFPIQGRPGAAAIPKETQLPHTTPPPANLQVLADQLLLQGHAPPAVLVNAAGDIVYISGRTGRFLEPAAGKANWNLHAMARPAIRAQLAVALRTAVQTHTTVELRALHLDDGAGAALDITVQGIAQPKPLQGMALIVFRERPAQPRRRPTAAAGAEQAPRADQLLRAREEIQALHQEMRASREELQAANEALQSTNEALQSANEELTTSQEEAQSMNEELQSINGELQGKLDDLALAQSDMQNLLNSTEIATLFLDEQFKVRRYTEQTARVIHLREHDIGRPLSELTSTLLYPDLDNDMRQTLRTLTISEKQIATTDGHWLNVRVMPYRTLANVVQGVVITFVDITAAKHLEARLREA from the coding sequence ATGCGTGATCTTGCGGGGGCACTGCCGGAGCGGCCTTGCGCGACGGTGCCCGTCGTCGGCCTGGGCGCCTCTGCCGGCGGGCTGGAGCCGCTGATGCAGTTTCTCGGCCAGGTGCCACCAGCCAGTGGTCTGGCCTTCGTCGTTGTGCAGCACCTGGACCCCCATCACCAGACACTGCTGGCCGATCTGCTGCAGCGGGCCACCGCTGTGCCGGTGCTCGAAGTGGGTGGGCCTACGCCGGTGGTGGCTGACCAGGTTTACGTGATGCCGCCGGCCGCAGAGATGACCCTCAGCGGTGGCGCCCTGCACCTCGCCCAGCCCTCGAGGCCGCGCGGTCACCGGCTGCCCATCGACGTGATGTTCGGCTCGCTGGCCCGAGAACTGGGCGAACGCGCGATCGGCGTCGTGCTGTCGGGCATGGGAGCCGACGGCAGCGCGGGCTTGCGGGCGATCCATGCGCAGGGCGGCCTGACGCTGGTGCAGCGGCCGGCCTCGGCGCAGTTTGATGACATGCCCCGCCACGCGATAGCGACAGGCTGCGTCGACATCATCGATCTGCCGGCCAAGTTGCCGGCACTCATGCTCGCGCTCCTGGCCACGCCACAGCGGCGCTCAGCGGCCCGGGGCTGGGCTGGCCGCAGCGATGCGGCTGCCCTCGCGCGCATCCTGGCGCTGCTCCACGCGCAAACCCGGCACGACCTGTCGCTGTACAAGCCCAACACCCTGCAGCGCCGTGTGGCGCGGCGGGTCGCCGTCCACGGGCTGCCCTCGACGGCGGACTATGCGGACTTCGCGAGCGGTCATCCGCAGGAGCTGGATCTGCTCCTGAAGGAACTGCTCATCGGTGTGACCGCGTTCTTCCGCGACCCCGAAGCCTGGCAGGATCTGCAGGACCGCGTGCTGCCGGTGATGCTGGCCCAGACCGACCGCACGGCCGGCCCGATGCGCGCCTGGGTCGCTGGGTGTTCTACAGGCGAGGAGGCCTACACGCTGGCCATCGCCTGCTCGGAGGTCCAGGAGACCCTGCCGCAGGCGCAGCGCCGCGACGTGCAGGTCTTCGCCACCGATCTCCATGCAGACGCGATTGCCGCAGCGCGCGCAGGCTGCTACGCCGAGACGAGCGTCGAAGGTCTGACGCCCGAGCGGCTGTCGCGCTTCTTTTCTCGCACGCCCAAGGGCTGGCGGATCGATGCGCGCATCCGCGACAGGGTGCTGTTCGCCCAGCACGACCTGCTCCAAGATCCGCCCTTCACGCGCCTGGACATCCTCACGTGTCGCAACCTCATGATCTACTTCGGCGCGGCACTGCAGCGACGACTGGTACCGCTGTTCCACTACAGCCTGCGGGCCGGCGGTGCGCTGCTGTTGGGCAACGCAGAGACCGTGGGCCGCGCCGAGACGCTGTTCGTGCCGCTGCACCCGAGGTCGAGGATCTACCGGCGCAGCGAGAACGCCGGGCCTGCCGACCCTGCTGTCTTTCCGATCCAGGGCCGCCCCGGTGCCGCTGCCATCCCGAAGGAGACTCAGCTGCCGCACACCACCCCCCCGCCCGCCAACCTGCAGGTTCTGGCCGATCAGCTGCTGCTGCAAGGTCATGCGCCGCCGGCCGTTCTCGTCAACGCAGCCGGCGACATCGTCTACATCAGCGGCCGAACCGGCCGCTTCCTGGAGCCGGCTGCCGGCAAGGCCAACTGGAACCTGCACGCGATGGCACGGCCCGCCATCCGCGCTCAACTGGCGGTCGCCTTGCGCACCGCTGTGCAGACGCATACGACGGTGGAGCTGCGGGCGTTGCACCTGGATGACGGTGCGGGCGCTGCGCTGGACATCACGGTGCAGGGCATCGCGCAGCCCAAGCCGCTGCAGGGCATGGCCCTGATCGTCTTCCGCGAGCGTCCGGCTCAGCCGCGCCGCAGGCCCACAGCCGCCGCAGGCGCGGAACAAGCGCCCCGGGCCGACCAGCTGCTGCGCGCTCGTGAGGAGATCCAGGCGCTGCACCAGGAAATGCGGGCGTCCCGCGAAGAGCTGCAAGCCGCCAACGAGGCGCTGCAGAGCACCAACGAAGCGCTGCAATCGGCCAACGAAGAACTGACGACCTCCCAGGAAGAGGCGCAATCGATGAACGAGGAGCTGCAGAGCATCAATGGCGAGCTGCAAGGCAAACTGGACGACCTGGCGCTGGCGCAGAGCGACATGCAGAACCTGCTCAACAGCACGGAAATCGCGACTCTGTTTCTCGACGAGCAGTTCAAGGTGCGCCGCTACACCGAGCAGACTGCGCGTGTCATCCACCTGCGCGAGCACGACATCGGCCGGCCGCTGAGCGAGCTGACCAGCACGCTGCTGTACCCCGATCTTGACAACGACATGAGGCAGACGCTGCGCACTCTGACCATCAGCGAGAAGCAGATCGCGACCACCGACGGACACTGGCTCAACGTTCGCGTCATGCCCTACCGCACGCTCGCCAACGTGGTTCAGGGCGTGGTCATCACCTTCGTGGACATCACGGCGGCCAAGCACCTGGAGGCCCGGCTGCGCGAGGCGTAG